One part of the Coleofasciculus chthonoplastes PCC 7420 genome encodes these proteins:
- the dnaN gene encoding DNA polymerase III subunit beta yields MKLTCSSVDLQTHLSLSCRAVPSRPSHPILGNILLSACSDTQQIHLTAFNLSLGIKTRFLAHIETGGQVTIPAKLFQDIVSHLPEGDITVSVQPEPQETEDADPSWMITLTHASGRYQFKGTNPEDFPQLPAINGGHSLQIPTSSLSEGVQSSLVATSTDEAKQVLCGVHLTVQPDFLEFAATDGHRLAVAQTATQVTETETTDEAQAEPTQLTIPTKTLTELDRILSTSKPENPIALYYCQGQVIFDAQSAYLTSRTLEGQYPEYRALIPKKFKNHITVEKRQLLKALERIAILADPKNKVIRLTLDKKNQHVLLTTATENGTGQEVIPAQISGKDLEIAFNSQYLIEGLKVTKTSDIRLQINETHSPAILTPLGGQNLTYLLMPVQITG; encoded by the coding sequence ATGAAACTAACTTGCTCCTCTGTTGACCTACAAACTCACCTTTCTCTCTCCTGTCGTGCGGTTCCATCTCGACCCTCTCACCCCATTTTAGGTAATATACTCCTATCTGCTTGCTCAGACACGCAACAGATACACTTAACAGCGTTTAACCTCAGCTTGGGAATCAAAACCCGTTTCCTGGCTCACATTGAAACGGGAGGTCAGGTTACTATCCCAGCTAAACTTTTCCAGGATATCGTGTCCCATCTGCCCGAGGGAGACATTACAGTTTCGGTACAACCTGAACCCCAGGAAACAGAAGATGCTGACCCCAGTTGGATGATTACCCTAACCCACGCTAGCGGACGATACCAATTCAAAGGCACAAACCCGGAAGACTTTCCCCAACTGCCTGCTATTAATGGGGGACATTCCCTTCAAATTCCTACGTCATCGTTAAGCGAGGGAGTGCAAAGTTCCTTGGTTGCCACTAGCACGGACGAAGCCAAACAGGTTCTGTGTGGCGTTCACCTTACCGTACAACCCGATTTTCTGGAATTTGCGGCAACTGATGGTCATCGACTTGCGGTAGCGCAGACGGCGACTCAGGTGACAGAGACGGAAACTACTGATGAGGCACAAGCGGAACCAACCCAACTGACGATTCCCACCAAAACCCTCACTGAGTTAGACCGGATACTTTCCACCTCCAAGCCAGAAAATCCAATTGCCCTCTATTACTGCCAAGGTCAAGTGATCTTTGATGCTCAATCAGCCTATTTGACTAGCCGTACTTTAGAAGGGCAATATCCAGAATACCGCGCCTTGATTCCTAAAAAATTCAAAAATCACATTACGGTCGAAAAACGTCAGCTACTAAAAGCCCTGGAACGGATTGCCATATTAGCTGATCCTAAGAACAAAGTGATCCGATTGACCCTTGACAAAAAGAACCAACACGTTCTCCTGACAACCGCCACAGAAAATGGCACGGGTCAGGAAGTGATTCCCGCACAAATTTCCGGGAAAGACCTAGAAATTGCCTTCAACAGCCAGTATCTCATTGAGGGTCTAAAAGTTACCAAAACTTCTGATATCCGACTGCAAATTAATGAGACCCATTCCCCGGCTATTCTTACCCCATTAGGGGGACAAAATCTCACGTATTTATTAATGCCTGTGCAAATTACGGGTTGA